Within Fusarium fujikuroi IMI 58289 draft genome, chromosome FFUJ_chr08, the genomic segment TTTGTCTTGCTCACTTCTCGGGATCGATGAATTCCTCTATGCTGGTATTAGATGATTGAGGTTTTGGTGAACCGGTCGCTGGATGGGAGCGCTGATGAACGAGCCAATCAGCGACTTGGAAATGTGGATCACTATTTAAATGCTGACAACTTCGACGCGTCTGAAGGACTCCTTTTTGTTTGCGATAATTGTCCAGGTCAATTTGCATTCATTTGCCAAGCCTATTTAGACAATGGGCTCTTTTTTGTCTCGAGATGAATTCCCTGTTCAAGGTAGAGTATGTCGTTGCATTCCCTCCGAACAGCTGCCCCCGCTCACTAACAGTTTGCAGACAGTCTTAATTACAGGCGGTTCCAGAGGTCTCGGCTTAGCAGCAGCGCGCCAACTCTCTTCCAAAGGCGCGAACGTCGCTATAGTCGCCCGTGACACAAACGTCTTGAAAAAAGCCCTCACTGAAGTCGAAGCATCTGCCcaatcttcatctcagcgcTTCTTCTCACTCGCAGCCGACGTCACCAAAGCTTCGGAATGCTCTCGTGTAATTGCAGCAGTCACCACCTGGAATGATAACAGCCCACCGGATATCGTCTGGTGTTGCAGTGGAAGCGCGCATCCGACGTTGTTCGTTGATACACCGGTTGAGCAGCTTCAGACTATGATGGACAGTAATTATTTCTCGAGTGCGTACATGGCCCATGCTACGCTCAATGCGTGGCTGAAGCCTGCTATCGACGGTCCTGCGAAGAAGACCATGGAAGTCAAGACACTGGCGTCTCGTCACATCATCTTCACGGGCTCTTTTGTTTCGTTATACAGTTTTGCAGGTTTCACACCTTACTCACCCTCCAAAGCGGCCATCCGATCACTATCAGACTCTCTTTCACAAGAGATGAACTTGTATGCAGGAGCTCATCCCAATGAGCCTCGCGTGCGCATCCACACTGTCTTCCCGGCTACAATGCCAACCAAGTCACTGGACgatgagaacaaggtcaagacGGATGTTACGAAAGCGCTTGAGGAGGGTGACCAGATCCTCACACCGGATGAATGTGCTCGTCGTGCAATTGCGGGATTGGAGAGGGGAGAGGAGCTTATTGCAACGAGTACTATTATTAGACTCGTCATGACTACTGTCATGGGGGGTGCTATACGGGGTGGATTTTGGACTGGCTTCGCAAATACATTGCTGAGTTGGGTTGTGATGATCGTCATGGTGTTTATTCGGTGGGATATGGA encodes:
- a CDS encoding related to 3-ketosphinganine reductase; the encoded protein is MGSFLSRDEFPVQGRTVLITGGSRGLGLAAARQLSSKGANVAIVARDTNVLKKALTEVEASAQSSSQRFFSLAADVTKASECSRVIAAVTTWNDNSPPDIVWCCSGSAHPTLFVDTPVEQLQTMMDSNYFSSAYMAHATLNAWLKPAIDGPAKKTMEVKTLASRHIIFTGSFVSLYSFAGFTPYSPSKAAIRSLSDSLSQEMNLYAGAHPNEPRVRIHTVFPATMPTKSLDDENKVKTDVTKALEEGDQILTPDECARRAIAGLERGEELIATSTIIRLVMTTVMGGAIRGGFWTGFANTLLSWVVMIVMVFIRWDMDAKVRNWGKKHGSSGMASKDK